The window ATCTGGATGGAATACTGTCCCAGCTGCCACCCACCTTTTTCAACGAAGCTGCCCCGTTCGAATCGGAGACCTCCCCTGCGTCTGCCGCTCGGCCCGTCAACAGGGCTGCCCTTGCGCTTGCCCTCATGGGTTGGCAAGGCTTGTCCAATGCTCGCATCGGTTCCGTCCCGAACTCGGCATCATGCCACACCTGCCTTCGACGGTTGGGGCTTTGGATGTTTAAGAGCAAGGAGATTGATGACAACGGTACGGTGCTCGTCCCGGCACCCATGGATCATCTTGACCCCCTCAAGGAACACCGATATTTTTGTCCTTGGAAGAGCGCCCAGGCTCAGACGAGGGACGCCGCGAGCTCCGTGGCCGGTCCCAACTTGGCAGGCTGGAGCACCCTTCTTCAAATGATAAAGAATGAGCAGGGGTTGCGAAATGTGTACGGGGGTCAAAGCAAACGACTTGGGCGATTTGTGGCCGATGATAAAGGCCCGTCCAGTCCAAGCGCCGGCGTtgcgacggcatcggcgcccgagaccccggccggccgaggcaacCCAACCAGTCCGGGCGCGACGGCACAAGATACAGGCTACCATAttgtcgaggaggatgaaaGGGCGCGCGAtgccaaggacaaggagcgATGGGCGAGGCTGCGAAAGGTCAAGAGTCTCTTTGATTCCAAGGGGGTCAGGAAGCTACGGCATCCCCTCAAGAGACCCGGAACGGGGAATTCAAGCAACTCGGCCGATGGCCCCCGATCCTGATGCCACAACTGATTCTGTTCTTGCCAAGGATTGCTTGGAGGGAAGCCCGTCAGGTGTTGGCAGTAATTGTTTCGACAGCTAAGAGTAATATATCTTGGTCACGACGTGTTCAGAAGCGACGTCTTGGTTAACTGCCTTGTCTTCGTGGTGCGGGAACCTTGAAGGTGACACCCGACGCGATGATGGCGACCCGGCACGATCTCACGGCCACTGTGCCACCCTCAGCGCCCATCCCTCCGCCCGAGCGTCTAGCGAACAAGGCAGAGAATGCCGGCGTCGGGCTCACTTCCACTGAAGGTCTTCAAAGGAGACGATGGGGCCGCTGTAGTTCACAGCCTCGGCTTTCTCCGTCaccttgtcgtcgatggtAAAGCCGGCGATTTCGAGAATTCCGGCGCGGACAGcaccgatgccgccgccgttgccgatcCTGCCCGGGCTATCCATACCAGCAGCGGTGATGAAAACATCCGACGTAGCACCGGAGTCGGCCCTCCAAGCGCCCCCGACGGACTCGTTCAGCGCACCCAGTTCGTCGAGCAGGGCTTCGGCCATGGTACCGCAGGCCGTAGGCCAACCGCGGCGCGCCTTGTCGGCCTTGGTGAGCACGACGAGGGTACGCAtgttggcctcggcgagaacTTGGAGTAGCCACCTGTCCTGAGGCATcagcttcttcttctcggaCGAGAGAAgaacgacggcgccgcggaGCATGCGGCGCGCCTCAAGGTACTTGAGGATAGAATCGCCCCAGCTGGCCTGGCTCCTGAAACCATATCCGGGCGTGTCAACAAGGACGAGGCTGTGGCGCGGAGGCGCACTACCCTTGCGGACGAGCTCCCTCGGCGTCTTGGGCGGTGGACCCACGGCGAAGGCGTTCATGAGCGTCGTATGCCCGGGTCTCTGGCTCACTCTGGCGGCACtgggccggccgacgagggcgttgaGGAAAGATGACTTGCCGACGTTGGAGGCGCCAAGAACGACAACCTCGGGCACGTGCACGTTGAGGGCGTGGTGGTGCAGGGCTTCGGCCGAGTAGAGGAACTGGCAGCGATGCAGGAAGAagcgctcggcggcggcgagctggtgCGTCTCATcgcgcgtcggcgtcgtcgtgatgGGGTGGATGGAGCCATGCCGGATAAGCTTGTACGAGGCAAGGGAACGTGAATCTGTGGCGATGTCCTTGATGGCCTGTTGCACGGCTGCGCTCCTGTCTTGCATTTTTTCAGCAGCCTCTTCAGCAGCCTTTTCAACAGCCATGTTTTCAGCGAACGGCTGCAGCTTCATCACAGCGTGCCCCGGTTGCTTAGCTTTGGGCTTAGGTATGTCGTCTGCCATACGATCAAGCGTAGCCGCCACTCCATCATCTTGTAAACCAGAGTGTCTCCGGGTCCTTCGCACAGTGCCTGGACGTTGCCTGATGGCACAGGCGGCCGAAAGGCAAAAGTGAACTCGTTGGCCGTGGCGAATGATGTTCCAGACTGGGCACCGCAATACATCTGAGATGGGCCGCCTCCATGATGGCAGCATTGTATCTCATGAGCGGGTGGGACGTGGGTGTTCCATGGCCGCAGAAACCGTGCGTTGTCCCGAAGCTGGAGGATTGAGTCTGCTGTGGATAGATAGAAATAACGCCTGTTCCACCAGGTTTCTGCCCAAGCACCGCATGGTGAGACATCAGAGTTCGAGAAGTTTGTGGCACGCTGCTTACATAATAAACTCGTGCGACCCTCAAGACTCTGGCATCCACCTTGCTCCGTCCACATATCGTCATACTTGTGCCCTCCTCACCCAACCTTGCTAGTTCTGATATCGCATCTTATTTCCTTTACATCATTTCCAACTCATTTGGCGCCGATTTCATATTCAACTTTGATGTAGGATAGACAGTCAAACAATAGATGCGGCGGGTCCCACTCAATCTCTCATGATATGGTAATACGCTCCCAGGGATCTGGTATGCTGGGCTTCATTTCTCTCAAACAATCTCCTCTCAATTGCATCCAAGTTCAATAGCCAACCCCACGATGACGGTcaacctcgccgagctggacGCCCACGAGCAGCCTTCAGATAAAATGCGAAGCGAGTGGAAACAATTCTCGCGTATGGAACCTGAGGCCTTGGTTCGAGACAGTCGCATCGACGATCCCCGCTTGCCACTGGAGCAGAACGGCTTCCAAACCGCAGGGGTGATCACCAAAGAGCAACTTGCCGACGCCTTCTCAAGGTTGGATCCGGAGTATGCAAGTCATGCCCAGGAAGACGCTGCGATTCTATTCCACCCCTTGCTCCCGGGTAtgcccaccccccccccccttttgCCGCAGCGCCTGAAAGGGTGAAGACCGACGCAAATGCAGGCCTCCTTGTCGTTCCCGCTGTTGTGCCGCCCTCGGTCCAGACCGGCCTGCTCGACAGGATGCTGCACCGCGATCTCAGCAACCCCCAACACCAGACCAATATGGACCTGCACTACACTCTCGCCTCGCCACCAGCCGCCCCCTCGCAGTCCCTCTTCTCACTCGCGCCAGATACGCCTGCCCTCTTCACGCCAAAGGATCCGACCGTGCACAAGCCCCTCTCAGCGCGCCAAGTCCTCCATCGGCGCCTGCACTGGGTCACCTTGGGCGGCCAGTACGACTGGACCAACCGCGTCTACCCCGACGGGAAGCCGCCTTGCTTCCCCCACGACCTTGCTGGCTTTCTCGAGACCCTTTTCCCGGAGACGCAAGCCCAGGCGGCTATTGTCAACTTCTACAGCCCTGGGGACACCATGATGATGCACCGTGATGTCAGCGAGGAGACGGACCGCGGCCTCGTCAGCTTGAGCCTGGGCTGCGATGGCCTCTTCATGATTGCGCCGAGTGGGCCGGCCCTGTCCCCCGACGATATCCAGCACCCCCAGGTGGAGGgagagaggggagaggaggcaAAGGAGAGAGACTGGGTGGCGAGGGAGGCAGAGGGCAAAGAGTACCTGCTGCTACGGCTGCGGTCCGGCGACGCGATCTACATGACGAAAGAGTCGCGATATGCCTGGCACGGCGTGCCCAAGGTTCTGAAGGAGACGTGCCCGGACTATCTCGAGAGCTGGCCGGCTGCAGATGGACATTTTGCCGAATGGGATGGGTGGATGCGGAATAAGCGAATTAACCTGAACGTGAGGCAGATGAGAGACTGACCAGCGCCGGCCCTTCCGTGAGTGCGCAAAGCTACCTTCTCATCAAGGCTTGTGGAAACCATCATCCGCGCTTCACATCCGGGTGTCTCCGAGTGGTGGCTGTAGCGGGCTTCGTTACGACCATGGAAGGCCCCAAACATCCGTGGATGTTGATGTAGGGGCCCTTTGCACCACTACATATAATGTTGAAATGGTTCCAGACACCCTAGAGAGGGTTCACAATGTCACCAATGTGGCCAACCATGACCATATTTTTCTATACTAATGCAGTCAAGCGGCAGGCAAGGTGCCGTTGCAGACCATGGATTTTGTAACGCCTCACTCCCAGCTTTGCGATAGTTAATTACAGAAATGCTTTCGCTAGGAAAAAAAGGGGATGATGAAatggtgtaggtgtaatcGGTAGCTGCCATCCGTGATGCTGCACGCTCTACTTGTGTACCAACACGCTGCGCTGTATAtcgtcgagcgtcgaaggcgagggcgagggcgacgctcCCGACGCCCCTGATCCGTTCGGCTACGCAAAGCCAAAACCTTGGGCGTTCTCAAGCGCCATGCCGAGTCGCTCTCGCAACAGAtccttgtccttgtactCCGGCAGGAGAAGAGTTCCGTAGCACGTGTACGCCGTCGGCAGGTGACCGCCCTTGCCGGTCTCTTCTCCGTTTCTCTGCACCACAAACTGCAGGTTCcgcatgccgccgacgggtaCGCGATCGGATGCCGTGACAAACTCAAGAAGCTTGCGCTTCAGCCGGTCGTCATACCGTTTAACGATCGACCAAAAGTCCTTGATCGTACGGTGCGACGAGTCCCATCCGACATAGCGGGCGTGTCGACGGAGTTCCGAAATGTTGATCTCCTGCACACCCTCCACCAGAGATTGCAGAGTCGCCGGCGACAGCAGCGACAGGGATTTACCGTCGAGGCAAGCCCGGAAACCGCGCTCGAAGGCGAGGTACTGCGGCCTCACCGAGACATCCGTCAAGTAACGAATATAGTCGCTGACGTAGTCGTTTCGGTTGTCGTTTGTCACCAGCGGTGCCTCGTCCACCATCGACCGGACCGAGGGCTCGCCGAATAGACCGCGAGGCCATGACGCATGCTCCTTGGCCATCTCGCGGGTGATGTGGGTGCCAAAAGACGATACGGAAAACTCGTACGTCCGGGCAAAGACGTCCTCGATGAGGCCCTCGTTCTCGTCCCACTCCAGCAGCGTTGTGAGCCCCGCGGCGAGCTCCGGCCAACCATCGGCGACATGATAAAGCTCATTCACCGACTGGCCCAGAAGCTTCCGGTACAGGGCATTGGGGAACGTCAGCGGCAGCGTCAACCCATTGTACACGGCGAGCGACACGAGGAGGCCCATCATCTCAAACTTCCAGTCCTCGACAACAGAATCCGGCACGAACCATGCCATCCGGGTCCGCTCGTCGATGGTGAACGCTCCGTACGTCGGATCGAGGCACTCGGCGATGGCCATCCTGAAGAACTCTTGTTGCACTCCGCCCGAGTCGAaaccctcctcgccgccatcttccCCCAGGTGGATCTTAAGGGGCCGTAGCAGCTCTCGTTCCTGTCGTCGCCAGAGTTGGTCGAACGCATCCCGGATGACGGTCTGTCGGCCAATGTCCAGCACCAGGTACTTGGAGGAAGCCGTTCTGAGCAGATCCTGCAGCACGACCTTGTGGTGCGGGTTTGTCACCAGGCTGCCCGGATCGACGATGGCATTCATTCTCGTCTTGAGGGAGCTCGACTCCTCAAACGTCCTGCTCATCTTCGAGAAGTTGATGGAACGGAAGAAGGTGACGGCAGTTTCGGGCGAGAAGAGATAGGGATAGTCCAGCAGGTGGTGCCgttgcctcgtcgacgtgaAGCCTGTCCACGCGACGGGCATTTCCAACGTGTCCAGTCTGTCGGAGAAGTAGTCTACGCGAAACTGGACATCTGGCACGAGAAGGGTGTCCCTTTTCTCATCTTCGAATTCGTCGAGTTAGCAATGCTGTCAACTGCACCGGCGCGCCCCGAGTACATACACATGGTCTCCATCAAGGACATTGCCCCGTAGAAGGGGCCATCGCTGGAAAATTCGGGTTCGCCATCCCAGTCCTGGAGCAGGATCGTCCTTGCCCAGTCCAGAAGCAGGGTCGGCATCCGGGCCTCGTGCAACAGACGGTCTTGTGGAGCAAACTCGAGGATGTGAGCAGCATCGCTGCCGAGCGAATCGAGCTGGCGCAGCATCGGACGTAGGATATCGAGATCGCCGCATTCGGTATCGACCGTCGAGTCGcactcggcgacgtcgacaaaGTACCTGCGCGCCGTGATGGCACAGAACAGCCGGCGCGCAAGGCGCAAGGCGAGATCGTTGGAGAATGCGTCCTCGTATTCGAGACACATGGACGGAGGCTGCCTAATCGCCGTGCCACGACCACCGACGACTCCGTGGGAACGAATGCGCGACATGTCGAAGAGGGTCTTCGTGTCGGTGACGTAAGGAGCCGACGCAACCAGGGCGTGCAGGCAGACCGACATGACGCAGGAAGCCTCAAAGTTGGTCAAGGGAGCGGCATCCCCGGAAAAGAGATTCGACGCCTGCGAACGAAGGCTCTTGAGCGCCTCGGGTGGCACAAAGAggcacctcgccgccagccACAAGCTGTGCAGCACAAGGCTCGGTGCCACCCTGGTCATCCGGAGCATGCAGTACCACATGGTAAGCGAATCGTACAGCTTCCCATCCTTGGTGAACGACCCGACAAGCGATCGAGGGTTGCTCAGCACGTCGAAGAGCGTCTGCTCGTTGAAAGCCTTCCACTGCCGTCGGGGCACTGTGCTGtcggaccgccgccgccgcggagcAAGCTTGCGCTGCCTATTCTGGGGAGCCGGAAACGACTCGGCGGGGGAAAGGGGGCCGACGAAGCGCTTCTCAAACGTGTAATCTTCTTGGAAGACGTCGCATATGAAATCGACAACTTCAACGTCGAGACGGGGCAGGGACTGAGGCAAGAGGCAATTCCTCCGTTCCGAAGCGTCCATGAccaggtcgtcgacgtcgacaccGACTTTTGCCGGCGACCTCAGCGGACTGCCGAGAGGGCTCGTGACGGTGTCGGTGAGGTCGTCCGAGTCTTCCTTGTCGGACGAGCCCGGGtccacgacgacgtcgtcgacgggttGGGGCGAGAGACAGGGCACATTCTCGAAGAAGGCCGGCTTCAGGGGAAATTCGGGTAGCGGTCGGGACATGGCGTTGGgtgccatcctcgccgtaTGAGGATGAAAGCTGTTGAGGGGTTGGCTCTTGGGCGTCGATTTGCTTTCCTCCCTTGGCGCAGGCGTAGGAAGGGGCTCGACCGACGCCCTCCGGTTGGACGTTGACGGAGCTCGCACCGAGCCTCTTGAACCATGTTTGGGCTTGGCAGGGGTCCTAGTCGGTGGTGCAAGTTCCTCCTGCTGCGAAATTGGCACGGCCTTCTCGCGGATATGCTTCGTGGACCTGGGCTTGCCGTCTTGCCGGGGTATTCCGTCCAGCGATTGGCGGCTGTCCGGGGATCTGTGTGCTTCTCGAACAGTGGTGGTATCATGCCCCTCGGCGTTGGGAGACGGTTCCACCTGGCCGATTTCGGCGAGCTCCTTGGAGATGTGCTCGATTCCTTGCGGCGTGAGCCACTCGAGCATCTTGAAGGCCACGGTGCCGAATGCAGCTGCCGCAAATGAACGATGGTCCTTACACGTGGCACGTTCGTGGATGCTCAGCTTCGGCGCCGGTTCCGCAGTAGCAGGGGACTCTTCCCGATTGGCGTCGCCTTGTACGCTCGGCATCGCGGCCTGCTCACTCATCGAGGATGAGGAATCGGGGTGTAAGTCCTTTTTAGGAGAGTGTTGGGTCTTTGGAAACTGGTCGGTCGTGGATGCAGGCAAAGGAAATAGGGCGGAGAAGACGAGAGTATTCACCGCGACGGGAGGGTCGTTGGAGCGGCGGAGGTATGGGCAGAGGCCTCTGTCGGGGTTATCCTGGCTCGCCAGGTACACCGCCAACGTCCTCGCGCTGTTGGGGCTGTATCGTCGGATGGGCGACTTGCCGACTAGTCGCTTTCGTAAAGTGAagcaggtcgaggtcgaacATTGCTTGTTGCCGCAGCCTTCGCGAAGCTGAAGGACGTATCTGCCATGACGGTCAGGACGAGTCGATGGGGCGGGAAGGATCTGTCTCCGATCTTGCTCACCTTGCAACCAGCAGCTGAAATCCGTGCC of the Drechmeria coniospora strain ARSEF 6962 chromosome 01, whole genome shotgun sequence genome contains:
- a CDS encoding oxidoreductase; its protein translation is MTVNLAELDAHEQPSDKMRSEWKQFSRMEPEALVRDSRIDDPRLPLEQNGFQTAGVITKEQLADAFSRLDPEYASHAQEDAAILFHPLLPGLLVVPAVVPPSVQTGLLDRMLHRDLSNPQHQTNMDLHYTLASPPAAPSQSLFSLAPDTPALFTPKDPTVHKPLSARQVLHRRLHWVTLGGQYDWTNRVYPDGKPPCFPHDLAGFLETLFPETQAQAAIVNFYSPGDTMMMHRDVSEETDRGLVSLSLGCDGLFMIAPSGPALSPDDIQHPQVEGERGEEAKERDWVAREAEGKEYLLLRLRSGDAIYMTKESRYAWHGVPKVLKETCPDYLESWPAADGHFAEWDGWMRNKRINLNVRQMRD
- a CDS encoding HECT domain-containing protein; translation: MSPSNLHSMAGADLVEPAHGRRGDRKSRRGPLDQEDLIAGLWREAPFARLPHDAPQGLRDLVQDVDNPHRVYTIHRASRRHGFQLLVARYVLQLREGCGNKQCSTSTCFTLRKRLVGKSPIRRYSPNSARTLAVYLASQDNPDRGLCPYLRRSNDPPVAVNTLVFSALFPLPASTTDQFPKTQHSPKKDLHPDSSSSMSEQAAMPSVQGDANREESPATAEPAPKLSIHERATCKDHRSFAAAAFGTVAFKMLEWLTPQGIEHISKELAEIGQVEPSPNAEGHDTTTVREAHRSPDSRQSLDGIPRQDGKPRSTKHIREKAVPISQQEELAPPTRTPAKPKHGSRGSVRAPSTSNRRASVEPLPTPAPREESKSTPKSQPLNSFHPHTARMAPNAMSRPLPEFPLKPAFFENVPCLSPQPVDDVVVDPGSSDKEDSDDLTDTVTSPLGSPLRSPAKVGVDVDDLVMDASERRNCLLPQSLPRLDVEVVDFICDVFQEDYTFEKRFVGPLSPAESFPAPQNRQRKLAPRRRRSDSTVPRRQWKAFNEQTLFDVLSNPRSLVGSFTKDGKLYDSLTMWYCMLRMTRVAPSLVLHSLWLAARCLFVPPEALKSLRSQASNLFSGDAAPLTNFEASCVMSVCLHALVASAPYVTDTKTLFDMSRIRSHGVVGGRGTAIRQPPSMCLEYEDAFSNDLALRLARRLFCAITARRYFVDVAECDSTVDTECGDLDILRPMLRQLDSLGSDAAHILEFAPQDRLLHEARMPTLLLDWARTILLQDWDGEPEFSSDGPFYGAMSLMETMYEKRDTLLVPDVQFRVDYFSDRLDTLEMPVAWTGFTSTRQRHHLLDYPYLFSPETAVTFFRSINFSKMSRTFEESSSLKTRMNAIVDPGSLVTNPHHKVVLQDLLRTASSKYLVLDIGRQTVIRDAFDQLWRRQERELLRPLKIHLGEDGGEEGFDSGGVQQEFFRMAIAECLDPTYGAFTIDERTRMAWFVPDSVVEDWKFEMMGLLVSLAVYNGLTLPLTFPNALYRKLLGQSVNELYHVADGWPELAAGLTTLLEWDENEGLIEDVFARTYEFSVSSFGTHITREMAKEHASWPRGLFGEPSVRSMVDEAPLVTNDNRNDYVSDYIRYLTDVSVRPQYLAFERGFRACLDGKSLSLLSPATLQSLVEGVQEINISELRRHARYVGWDSSHRTIKDFWSIVKRYDDRLKRKLLEFVTASDRVPVGGMRNLQFVVQRNGEETGKGGHLPTAYTCYGTLLLPEYKDKDLLRERLGMALENAQGFGFA
- a CDS encoding GTP binding protein, whose protein sequence is MLPSWRRPISDVLRCPVWNIIRHGQRVHFCLSAACAIRQRPGTVRRTRRHSGLQDDGVAATLDRMADDIPKPKAKQPGHAVMKLQPFAENMAVEKAAEEAAEKMQDRSAAVQQAIKDIATDSRSLASYKLIRHGSIHPITTTPTRDETHQLAAAERFFLHRCQFLYSAEALHHHALNVHVPEVVVLGASNVGKSSFLNALVGRPSAARVSQRPGHTTLMNAFAVGPPPKTPRELVRKGSAPPRHSLVLVDTPGYGFRSQASWGDSILKYLEARRMLRGAVVLLSSEKKKLMPQDRWLLQVLAEANMRTLVVLTKADKARRGWPTACGTMAEALLDELGALNESVGGAWRADSGATSDVFITAAGMDSPGRIGNGGGIGAVRAGILEIAGFTIDDKVTEKAEAVNYSGPIVSFEDLQWK
- a CDS encoding zinc finger domain-containing protein, with amino-acid sequence MHATKRKFNALLQGLSSPRSSSEMFSPDAIHADTRRGNAVNLSHDELLQKRRRLGFPDSTAPAAYNPSHTSTLSNVVLRRSTTQAAANKSSGTLAKYCPSDRDELLKRLATFQELTHWTPKPDQVGEIEWAKRGWVCHGKETVRCVLCHKELVVKLNRKEVDGKEVPVLVSSEIEGTLADKYVGLIVDSHQQECLWRKRGCDDSLLRLSFSSARAVLTALRQRYDELCSRSAFLPYEFNLRLPDNLNLDGILSQLPPTFFNEAAPFESETSPASAARPVNRAALALALMGWQGLSNARIGSVPNSASCHTCLRRLGLWMFKSKEIDDNGTVLVPAPMDHLDPLKEHRYFCPWKSAQAQTRDAASSVAGPNLAGWSTLLQMIKNEQGLRNVYGGQSKRLGRFVADDKGPSSPSAGVATASAPETPAGRGNPTSPGATAQDTGYHIVEEDERARDAKDKERWARLRKVKSLFDSKGVRKLRHPLKRPGTGNSSNSADGPRS